In Thiovibrio frasassiensis, one DNA window encodes the following:
- a CDS encoding response regulator: MRTRHILLAERKPNLQHSLGLMLKQADYRVQLTDTTEEALTMLKGLHNTPLSIDLFIADLDTGTEEVCRLFMQSLSANDITTPYLVLAEELCDKTLDAFKNHGCLGCITKPFEPQTLLRSVHNALEQLSSQERLPPERKPLQPNTKSAIKEQPSHLQGEQSCKTSSYENGFRFFSLRGFW; the protein is encoded by the coding sequence ATGAGAACACGACACATCCTTCTCGCCGAACGCAAACCCAACCTGCAACACAGCCTCGGCCTGATGCTCAAACAGGCCGATTACCGTGTCCAGCTTACCGATACCACGGAAGAAGCATTGACCATGCTCAAAGGGTTGCACAATACCCCTTTGTCCATCGATCTGTTCATCGCAGATCTCGATACGGGCACGGAAGAAGTGTGCCGCCTCTTCATGCAGAGCCTGTCTGCCAACGATATTACAACCCCCTATCTGGTCCTGGCGGAAGAGCTCTGCGATAAAACGCTCGACGCCTTCAAAAATCACGGCTGCCTGGGTTGCATAACCAAACCTTTTGAACCGCAAACCCTGCTCCGGAGCGTACACAATGCCCTGGAGCAACTCTCTTCACAAGAGAGGCTCCCCCCAGAAAGAAAACCACTACAACCGAACACGAAAAGCGCCATAAAAGAGCAACCATCACATCTGCAAGGAGAACAATCATGCAAAACAAGCAGTTACGAAAATGGCTTCCGTTTCTTCTCGTTACGGGGCTTCTGGTAA
- a CDS encoding DUF2914 domain-containing protein yields MHSRLANLRAYLPALAFFGGFLWDALTIGRSVGPTDLWILSGYLVGAAAILWWLGHRHHAQAMAVSEGDAAPASGRSIWWERAPLLLLQFLFGGLFSALFILYFKSSSHLTAMLWSLGLGGLLVANEFIDDKYHRFTLTWALFGLCSMLLFNFVLPFMVGSISMVWFYLSTLAGAGLTHWLRKNTRGCPGRAAPIWIIAGMLAVAYPLDLIPPVPLVKRDIEVGRNFARVGDEYRLTLEKASWWVFWRELSGEVHLAPGERLYCVSSVFAPGGLSTRLYHRWEHYEPIRGWVTVSRKGFGLFGGRNGGFRGYTYKQEVPSGQWRVAVETENGRTVVVHAFTVVTDVPVEPESETVRGL; encoded by the coding sequence GTGCATAGCAGACTTGCCAACCTCCGCGCCTATCTTCCCGCCCTTGCATTTTTCGGCGGTTTTCTGTGGGATGCGCTCACCATCGGCCGTTCGGTGGGGCCAACGGATCTCTGGATCCTCTCCGGCTATCTTGTCGGCGCGGCCGCCATCCTCTGGTGGCTGGGGCATCGGCATCACGCCCAAGCAATGGCCGTCTCCGAAGGCGACGCCGCTCCGGCCTCTGGTCGCTCCATCTGGTGGGAACGCGCCCCGCTCCTGCTGCTGCAGTTCCTCTTCGGGGGGCTGTTCAGCGCGCTGTTTATCCTCTACTTCAAGAGCTCCAGCCACCTGACCGCCATGCTGTGGTCCTTGGGCCTCGGCGGCTTGCTGGTTGCCAACGAATTTATTGACGACAAGTACCACCGATTCACCCTCACCTGGGCTCTGTTCGGGTTGTGTTCCATGTTGTTGTTCAACTTTGTCCTGCCTTTTATGGTCGGCAGCATCAGTATGGTCTGGTTTTATCTCAGCACCCTGGCCGGGGCCGGGCTCACCCATTGGCTGCGCAAAAATACCCGGGGCTGCCCCGGGCGGGCGGCGCCGATCTGGATCATCGCCGGGATGCTGGCTGTGGCCTATCCCCTGGATCTTATCCCGCCGGTCCCTTTGGTGAAGCGCGATATCGAGGTGGGGCGAAATTTTGCGCGTGTGGGGGATGAGTATCGTCTCACCCTGGAAAAGGCTTCCTGGTGGGTGTTCTGGCGGGAGTTGTCCGGCGAGGTCCATCTTGCCCCGGGCGAGCGGCTGTACTGTGTCTCCTCGGTCTTCGCCCCGGGCGGCTTGAGCACCCGTCTCTATCACCGCTGGGAGCATTACGAACCCATCCGCGGTTGGGTCACCGTTTCCCGCAAGGGGTTTGGCCTGTTCGGTGGCCGCAACGGCGGCTTTCGCGGCTACACCTATAAGCAGGAGGTGCCGTCCGGGCAATGGCGGGTGGCGGTGGAAACCGAGAATGGCCGCACGGTGGTTGTCCATGCCTTTACCGTGGTGACCGATGTGCCGGTTGAGCCGGAGAGCGAGACGGTGCGGGGGTTGTGA
- a CDS encoding AF1514 family protein, which yields MKDILIAITGMDLDFATARNMAKIIAQQENGETDCLAWLDARRNSHSPGSAQCEIKGRPGWEVYGESHGGRVKISFNLGEYVFIQS from the coding sequence ATGAAAGACATTTTGATTGCAATCACCGGGATGGATCTGGATTTTGCCACGGCCAGAAATATGGCCAAAATCATCGCCCAACAAGAGAATGGCGAAACCGATTGCCTCGCTTGGTTGGATGCCCGCCGCAATAGCCATTCACCTGGCAGCGCGCAGTGCGAGATCAAGGGGCGGCCGGGGTGGGAGGTGTACGGCGAGAGCCACGGCGGCAGGGTGAAGATTAGCTTTAACCTTGGGGAGTATGTTTTCATCCAAAGCTGA
- a CDS encoding YkgJ family cysteine cluster protein, whose amino-acid sequence MMTDQKKFPEGMQPLGDSLFPFACHPEVPCFTRCCRKLTLFLYPYDIIRLKKRLGITSEEFLNTYGGVVQGSNPLFPSVVMRMREDEEGSCPFLDPERGCLVYEDRPSACRSYPLERAVDRNPERGQPRAYYFITNHSYCLGHKEQKEWTVKEWLRDQNLVYYNAMDDQWAEMDTLFASNPWQGEGAAGPKQQLAFMVCYNLDRFRQYVAEHNMLNVYRLDKARKRLIETDDEALLTFGYDWLKLVLVNKPTLQLKR is encoded by the coding sequence ATGATGACCGATCAGAAAAAATTTCCCGAAGGTATGCAGCCCCTTGGCGACTCCTTGTTTCCGTTTGCCTGTCATCCCGAGGTTCCCTGTTTTACCCGCTGCTGCCGCAAGCTCACCCTTTTTCTCTACCCCTACGATATTATCCGTTTGAAAAAAAGGCTGGGCATCACCTCGGAGGAGTTTCTCAATACCTATGGTGGGGTGGTCCAGGGGAGCAATCCGCTTTTTCCCTCCGTTGTCATGCGGATGCGGGAGGACGAGGAAGGCAGCTGTCCTTTTCTCGACCCCGAGCGGGGCTGTCTTGTGTATGAGGATCGACCCTCCGCCTGTCGTAGCTACCCCCTGGAGCGGGCCGTTGACCGCAACCCCGAGCGCGGCCAGCCCCGGGCTTATTATTTCATCACCAATCATTCTTATTGCCTGGGCCATAAGGAGCAGAAGGAGTGGACGGTCAAGGAATGGCTCCGCGACCAGAATCTGGTCTATTACAACGCCATGGACGACCAATGGGCCGAGATGGACACCCTTTTTGCCTCAAACCCATGGCAGGGCGAGGGCGCGGCCGGACCCAAGCAGCAGTTGGCCTTCATGGTCTGCTACAATCTCGACCGCTTCCGGCAGTATGTGGCCGAGCATAATATGCTCAATGTCTACCGGCTGGATAAGGCGCGCAAACGGCTGATCGAAACCGATGACGAGGCGTTGCTCACCTTCGGCTACGACTGGCTCAAGCTGGTGCTTGTTAACAAGCCCACCCTCCAGTTGAAGCGTTAG
- a CDS encoding rhodanese-like domain-containing protein, with protein sequence MQNKQLRKWLPFLLVTGLLVSGPSLTGPPAFAADPAPQAAQKTNSLAGKVSGKSNKAKTISIEVKGKTEFLKFDDKTTGLEHADEGEAAVIQFEMRGDEKYATTIKPKLASLPEGVKEMKSDEVAKLIAMGPDEGKYVLIDSRPAPRYHEGHLPTAISIPDNVMSETGAAYLPGDAKLKDLQLIFYCGGYT encoded by the coding sequence ATGCAAAACAAGCAGTTACGAAAATGGCTTCCGTTTCTTCTCGTTACGGGGCTTCTGGTAAGCGGCCCGAGCCTCACCGGCCCCCCTGCTTTTGCCGCGGATCCTGCCCCGCAAGCCGCCCAGAAGACCAACAGCCTTGCCGGTAAGGTTAGCGGGAAATCCAACAAGGCCAAAACCATCTCCATTGAGGTGAAGGGCAAAACAGAATTCCTGAAGTTCGATGACAAAACCACCGGGCTTGAGCATGCGGACGAAGGCGAAGCCGCGGTCATTCAGTTTGAAATGCGGGGGGATGAAAAATATGCCACCACCATCAAACCAAAGCTGGCCAGCCTGCCCGAAGGCGTGAAGGAAATGAAGTCCGATGAGGTGGCCAAACTCATTGCCATGGGTCCGGATGAGGGCAAGTACGTGCTGATCGACTCCCGGCCGGCACCGCGTTACCATGAAGGCCATCTTCCCACGGCCATTTCCATCCCTGATAACGTGATGAGTGAAACCGGCGCTGCCTACCTGCCCGGGGATGCCAAACTGAAAGACCTGCAACTCATTTTTTACTGCGGGGGCTACACCTGA
- a CDS encoding family 10 glycosylhydrolase — protein sequence MPSRKPFCFPRALLPSLALLLLVAACAPRLQTSAWVTRFDLDTPEKAASVCSEAKQAGFDQLLVQVRGRGDAMYQSEIAPRAENLAQAPADFDPLGQLLGDCAPLPLHAWLNTYYLWGDTTPPDSAEHPGHPSQPWILTDNTGRPVSSYSEQEKRLGWIEGSYADPASAEYRALFIQAVKELLTRYPVAGIHLDFIRYPGAGYGKSDALADKFARVWGVDPRLLPEHLNTESINAWLAGTQPPADRILTMAALFWNEFRAGQVTQLLREVRHALDQHGDTTISLSAAVFPEPSGAYLENGQEWQAWAGEGLVDALYPMAYFGESDRVANQLREITLNTPRPPKVALWAGLGALSKGKEGLGDEARIAGEYGYDGVALFSLGHILKKSTAAPWVESVRAPRRNTARAEHDREKPLRTAPPTFAPPNLQSLQAIVRKGLGGAGPPRDLEAKLALRLEEYAQAREQAIPQTLKLLKTWAITLPENLDLGGIFRYASPLDSPARRQEQEKLCEKGCQRLLAGEELATVAREISQDSSKSMGGLLAPRFLDPLNPQDRELARLPPHSVSRVMRVANGFWCYRVQGSTPGRKIPFCEAPWEAKRILFRRALSERMGAGE from the coding sequence ATGCCCAGCCGAAAACCGTTCTGTTTCCCGCGCGCCCTGCTCCCATCCCTGGCCCTCCTGCTTCTGGTCGCAGCCTGTGCCCCACGGCTGCAAACCTCGGCCTGGGTCACCCGCTTCGATCTGGACACCCCGGAAAAGGCGGCCTCGGTGTGCAGCGAGGCGAAGCAAGCGGGATTTGACCAGCTGCTGGTACAGGTCCGGGGGAGGGGTGACGCCATGTACCAAAGTGAAATCGCGCCCCGGGCCGAAAACCTGGCCCAGGCCCCGGCCGATTTCGACCCGCTCGGACAGCTGCTCGGAGACTGCGCACCCCTGCCCCTCCATGCCTGGCTCAACACCTATTATCTCTGGGGCGACACCACCCCGCCGGACAGTGCCGAGCATCCCGGCCACCCGAGCCAGCCGTGGATCCTCACCGACAACACCGGGAGGCCGGTATCCAGCTACTCCGAACAGGAAAAACGGCTGGGCTGGATCGAAGGCAGCTATGCCGATCCGGCCTCCGCGGAATACCGCGCCCTTTTTATCCAAGCGGTCAAGGAACTGTTGACCCGCTATCCGGTGGCGGGGATCCATCTGGACTTCATCCGCTACCCCGGCGCTGGCTATGGAAAAAGCGACGCGCTGGCCGACAAATTTGCCCGGGTCTGGGGGGTTGACCCCAGGCTGCTGCCGGAGCACCTCAATACCGAGTCCATAAACGCCTGGCTTGCCGGAACACAACCGCCGGCAGACCGGATCCTGACCATGGCCGCCCTTTTCTGGAACGAGTTTCGGGCAGGGCAAGTAACGCAGCTGCTCCGAGAGGTCCGCCACGCGCTCGACCAGCACGGCGATACAACCATTTCCCTGTCAGCCGCCGTCTTTCCCGAACCCTCCGGGGCCTACCTGGAAAACGGTCAGGAATGGCAGGCCTGGGCAGGAGAAGGGCTTGTTGACGCCCTGTACCCCATGGCCTATTTCGGGGAGAGCGACCGGGTGGCCAATCAGCTCCGGGAGATTACCCTAAACACTCCCCGCCCCCCCAAGGTTGCCCTCTGGGCCGGGCTGGGCGCTTTAAGCAAGGGAAAGGAAGGACTCGGCGATGAAGCGCGGATCGCCGGAGAATACGGCTATGACGGGGTCGCCCTCTTCAGCCTGGGACATATCCTGAAAAAATCAACCGCGGCACCCTGGGTGGAATCGGTGCGCGCTCCCCGACGGAACACGGCAAGAGCTGAACACGACCGGGAGAAACCGCTCCGCACCGCGCCGCCCACATTCGCGCCTCCGAACCTGCAAAGCCTGCAGGCCATCGTCCGCAAGGGGCTGGGCGGAGCTGGCCCACCGAGAGATCTGGAAGCCAAACTCGCCCTCCGGTTAGAGGAATATGCGCAAGCCAGAGAGCAGGCCATCCCCCAAACGCTCAAACTGCTCAAAACCTGGGCAATCACTCTGCCGGAGAACCTTGACCTGGGGGGAATCTTCCGCTATGCCAGCCCCTTGGACAGCCCAGCCCGCCGGCAAGAACAGGAAAAACTCTGCGAAAAGGGATGCCAGCGGCTGTTGGCTGGGGAAGAACTGGCCACGGTGGCCCGAGAGATCTCCCAGGACAGCAGCAAAAGCATGGGCGGCCTGCTTGCCCCCCGCTTTCTCGACCCGCTCAACCCTCAGGACCGGGAGCTTGCCCGTTTGCCCCCGCACAGCGTCAGCCGGGTGATGCGGGTTGCCAACGGCTTCTGGTGCTACCGGGTACAAGGCAGCACACCCGGCAGAAAAATCCCGTTTTGCGAAGCCCCCTGGGAGGCGAAACGGATCCTCTTTCGCCGGGCGCTCAGCGAGAGAATGGGTGCAGGGGAATAG
- a CDS encoding rhodanese-like domain-containing protein has product MSPHSAGLAKKMGYTNVHVMLEGIPGWKKAGKSVTASEKFVQTGNIVLVDLRTKEEYEAGHIPRAHSIPMASLAAQEDNLPLKAPIVVYANSFVEAQKGYNMIKKWGAKTVSIWPGGDKSWTASGKKLASGPTPGAIKWVRQMGKGEVGVAEFKKAMDGTTNQVILDVRTKDEVQTGAFKNSIAIPLDQIEKRVGELPKGKEMLIHCTTGARAEMAKNALDKAGLKSRFLIADVECEQGKCEISE; this is encoded by the coding sequence ATGAGTCCTCATTCCGCCGGTCTGGCGAAAAAAATGGGTTACACCAACGTACATGTCATGCTCGAAGGCATTCCCGGTTGGAAAAAAGCGGGAAAAAGCGTAACCGCCTCCGAAAAATTTGTCCAAACAGGCAACATCGTCCTGGTGGATTTACGCACCAAGGAAGAGTATGAAGCGGGCCACATCCCAAGGGCACACAGCATCCCCATGGCTTCTTTGGCCGCGCAAGAAGACAACCTCCCGCTCAAAGCCCCGATCGTGGTCTACGCCAACTCCTTTGTTGAGGCACAGAAGGGCTATAACATGATCAAGAAGTGGGGCGCAAAAACCGTCTCCATCTGGCCGGGCGGGGACAAATCCTGGACAGCCTCCGGCAAAAAACTGGCCAGTGGCCCAACTCCTGGCGCCATTAAATGGGTTCGGCAGATGGGCAAGGGCGAGGTCGGGGTGGCTGAATTCAAAAAAGCCATGGATGGCACCACCAATCAGGTCATCCTCGATGTCCGCACCAAGGATGAGGTACAAACCGGTGCCTTCAAAAATTCCATCGCCATCCCCTTGGACCAGATTGAAAAACGCGTCGGCGAATTGCCCAAGGGCAAAGAGATGCTGATCCATTGCACCACCGGGGCCCGGGCCGAAATGGCCAAAAATGCCCTGGACAAAGCAGGTCTCAAAAGCCGTTTTCTCATTGCCGATGTTGAATGCGAACAGGGCAAGTGTGAGATCAGCGAATAA
- a CDS encoding sigma-54-dependent transcriptional regulator: protein MDKQLSPVSPILLVDDEEAWLHSFSLTLRSVGLSNIRCCADSRKVMEILASEEVGVIVLDLTMPHLSGETLLPEIVREHPQIPVIIITGLDLVDTAVQCMKLGAFDYYTKVSEETRLIAGVQRAVDLSRLRQENDLLKEHFLKDKLDHPEAFSRIATHNKGMRSIFQYMESIANTSEPVLISGETGVGKELIAQALHALSKRKGEFVPLNAAGLDDTMFADTLFGHKKGAFTGADQTRRGLIEQATGGTLFLDEIGDLSLLSQTKLLRLLQEREYLPLGSDLPKRTDCRMIFATHQNLQEMQTEGTFRKDLYYRLHAHRIHIPPLRERLDDLPLLVDLFFEEGAARLNKKKPAFPKELISLLGTYDFPGNIRELQNMIFDAVSTHKNRTLSMDSFKDYLRLRRPHLDGEVKKVPQTQTPFSDLPQLPSIKEASYLLVLEALNRANGNQTIAAEMLGITRQALNWRLKQADREI from the coding sequence ATGGATAAACAGCTTTCCCCGGTGAGCCCCATCCTGTTGGTCGATGATGAGGAGGCCTGGCTGCACAGCTTCAGCCTAACCCTGCGCTCCGTGGGCTTAAGCAATATCCGCTGCTGCGCCGACAGCCGCAAGGTAATGGAGATTCTCGCCAGCGAGGAGGTGGGGGTAATCGTTCTTGACCTTACCATGCCCCACCTCTCCGGGGAAACGCTGCTGCCGGAAATCGTCCGCGAACATCCGCAGATTCCGGTGATCATCATCACCGGCCTCGATCTGGTGGATACCGCTGTGCAATGCATGAAACTCGGGGCCTTCGATTACTACACCAAGGTCAGCGAGGAGACCCGCCTCATCGCCGGGGTACAACGGGCCGTTGATTTAAGCCGATTGCGCCAGGAAAACGACCTGCTCAAGGAGCATTTTCTCAAAGACAAACTCGATCATCCCGAGGCGTTCAGCCGGATCGCCACCCACAATAAGGGGATGCGCTCAATCTTCCAGTACATGGAATCCATCGCCAACACCAGCGAACCGGTACTGATCTCCGGGGAAACCGGGGTGGGCAAGGAGCTCATCGCCCAAGCCCTGCATGCGCTCAGCAAGCGGAAGGGCGAATTTGTCCCGCTCAACGCGGCGGGTCTTGACGACACCATGTTCGCCGACACCCTGTTCGGCCACAAGAAGGGGGCTTTCACCGGGGCCGATCAAACCCGGCGAGGACTCATCGAACAGGCAACGGGCGGCACCCTGTTTCTCGACGAAATCGGCGACCTCTCCCTGCTCTCGCAAACAAAACTGCTCCGTCTTCTTCAGGAAAGGGAATACCTGCCTTTGGGCTCGGACCTTCCCAAACGCACCGACTGTCGAATGATCTTCGCCACCCACCAAAATCTCCAGGAGATGCAGACAGAGGGAACCTTTCGTAAGGATCTCTACTACCGGCTCCACGCCCACCGCATCCATATTCCCCCCCTACGGGAAAGACTCGATGACCTTCCCCTGCTGGTCGATCTTTTCTTCGAAGAGGGGGCAGCCCGGCTCAATAAGAAAAAACCTGCCTTTCCCAAGGAACTCATCTCCCTGCTGGGCACCTATGATTTTCCCGGCAATATTCGGGAACTGCAAAACATGATTTTTGACGCCGTGAGCACCCACAAGAATCGCACTCTGTCCATGGACTCCTTTAAGGATTACCTTCGCCTCAGGCGACCCCATCTGGACGGGGAAGTCAAAAAAGTTCCGCAAACCCAGACCCCATTCAGCGATCTTCCCCAGCTCCCTTCCATCAAGGAGGCGAGCTATCTTCTGGTCCTGGAGGCGCTGAACCGGGCCAACGGCAATCAAACCATTGCCGCGGAAATGCTCGGCATCACCCGGCAGGCTCTCAACTGGCGGCTCAAACAGGCGGATCGGGAGATCTAA
- a CDS encoding two-component system sensor histidine kinase NtrB encodes MKLRTIIFIILLALGILPILTLVGVNLRSHINQHETVEKKRTAAGAESSFVSLNARVKCIKKSLLQAAATPASAGLDPASLDSADCQRLAGLLIGQMQTEKMILGVRLFDGSGKQRVHLRRKTSSLPPVADSLPPVADSLLEAATAEGADAPPPPPLFQKGLRLKVSEVDALLSEDQRYPGASLLSLATPIPDRDGAVAGVVVMEISPALFLDTHGNACWATPSGAIIHAPASFPQLDPDHPIASGANILGLIPALAPLMAENLPFVWENSTGLSLTWLPLIFNDHLPPPLWLGSPVDRSAAREWKLSLIYNIAGIVLCIAIVVSLIANAMAKKIDRIKDAILTGLDSILNKGEENVQFSWTGPREVVNLAEELTTLARHYAITRTKQQEAEADLRQSEDKFRNLTASAQDAIAMMDHRGNISYWNEAAAEIFGFSASEALGNPIHTLISPRLSESGQRGAMEEKPVSDGPIRETIELITKRKDGTELPIELSLSEARVKDRWNSIWIIRDITERRRAEDETKLQQQQLVQADKMISLGVLISGVAHEINNPNSIAMLNTSMLFKAWESAKPILDEYYQENGDFLIAGLQYSEMCEQIPRLFLELEESARRIKNIVHDLKDYARQDTTRHMEPVEINTIAKAAIRLNHNKIKNATRNFSTELAPDLPPIRGNRQRLEQVLINLIQNSCEALTSPEGAITITSHYNANSDEVEVCVHDEGTGIPPQIINQITDPFFTTKRSYGGTGLGLSVSAGIIKEHQGRLSFSSSPAAGTTATLSFPAWREEMGDKITQAR; translated from the coding sequence ATGAAACTGCGGACCATCATTTTCATCATCCTCCTTGCCCTTGGCATCCTGCCCATCCTCACCCTGGTCGGGGTCAATCTCCGCTCGCACATCAACCAGCATGAAACGGTGGAGAAAAAACGGACCGCCGCCGGAGCGGAAAGCAGCTTTGTCTCCCTCAATGCCAGGGTAAAATGTATCAAAAAAAGCCTGCTCCAGGCCGCAGCCACCCCGGCAAGCGCCGGCCTCGACCCAGCCTCCTTGGATTCTGCCGATTGCCAGCGACTGGCGGGGCTACTTATCGGCCAGATGCAAACAGAAAAGATGATCCTCGGGGTTCGCCTATTTGATGGCTCGGGCAAGCAACGGGTCCACCTCCGCCGCAAGACCAGCTCCCTGCCGCCGGTCGCAGACTCACTGCCGCCGGTCGCAGACTCCCTGCTGGAAGCAGCCACTGCCGAAGGGGCGGATGCCCCCCCCCCTCCACCCCTGTTCCAGAAGGGGCTGAGGCTCAAGGTTTCCGAGGTCGATGCCCTCCTGAGCGAGGATCAACGCTATCCCGGGGCCAGCCTCCTCAGCCTGGCAACCCCGATCCCCGACAGGGATGGCGCTGTAGCGGGCGTGGTGGTCATGGAGATCTCCCCAGCTTTGTTCCTCGACACCCATGGCAATGCCTGCTGGGCAACCCCAAGCGGCGCCATTATCCATGCCCCCGCCTCCTTCCCGCAACTGGACCCTGACCATCCCATTGCCTCGGGCGCCAATATCCTTGGACTCATCCCCGCTCTTGCCCCCCTGATGGCGGAGAACCTCCCCTTTGTCTGGGAGAACAGTACCGGCCTCAGCCTTACTTGGCTGCCGCTCATTTTCAATGATCATCTCCCTCCACCCTTGTGGCTCGGCTCTCCGGTGGACCGCAGCGCGGCCAGGGAATGGAAGCTTTCCCTGATCTACAACATTGCCGGCATCGTGCTCTGCATCGCCATAGTCGTTTCGCTCATTGCCAATGCCATGGCCAAAAAGATCGACCGGATCAAGGATGCGATCCTCACCGGGCTGGACTCCATTTTAAACAAGGGAGAGGAGAACGTGCAATTCAGCTGGACCGGCCCCCGCGAGGTGGTCAATCTAGCGGAAGAGCTCACCACCCTGGCCCGCCATTATGCGATCACCAGGACCAAGCAACAGGAGGCGGAGGCCGACCTGCGGCAAAGCGAGGACAAATTCAGAAACCTCACCGCCTCGGCCCAGGACGCCATCGCCATGATGGACCACCGCGGCAATATCTCCTACTGGAACGAAGCCGCTGCCGAGATCTTCGGTTTTTCCGCCAGCGAAGCCCTGGGCAATCCGATCCACACCCTGATCTCCCCCCGCCTTTCCGAATCCGGGCAACGGGGCGCGATGGAAGAAAAACCGGTGAGCGACGGCCCCATCCGCGAGACCATCGAGCTGATCACCAAACGCAAGGACGGCACGGAACTGCCCATTGAGCTTTCGCTCTCCGAGGCGCGGGTCAAGGACCGGTGGAACTCCATCTGGATCATCCGGGACATCACCGAACGCAGGCGGGCAGAGGACGAAACCAAGCTCCAGCAACAGCAACTGGTCCAGGCGGACAAGATGATCTCGCTGGGCGTGCTCATCTCCGGCGTGGCCCATGAGATCAACAACCCCAACAGCATCGCCATGCTGAACACCTCCATGCTCTTTAAGGCCTGGGAAAGCGCCAAGCCCATCCTCGATGAATACTACCAGGAAAATGGCGACTTTCTTATTGCCGGCCTTCAGTACAGCGAGATGTGCGAACAAATCCCCCGCCTTTTTCTCGAGTTGGAAGAAAGCGCCAGGCGCATCAAAAATATCGTCCATGACCTCAAGGATTATGCCCGGCAGGACACCACCCGCCACATGGAACCGGTGGAGATCAACACGATCGCCAAGGCGGCGATACGCCTCAACCACAACAAAATCAAGAACGCCACCCGGAATTTCAGCACCGAACTTGCTCCGGACTTGCCTCCCATCCGGGGGAACCGACAACGGCTGGAACAGGTGCTGATTAACCTGATCCAGAATAGCTGCGAAGCCCTGACCAGCCCGGAGGGCGCCATCACCATCACCTCGCATTATAATGCAAACAGCGATGAAGTAGAGGTGTGCGTTCACGATGAAGGCACGGGAATTCCTCCGCAAATCATCAACCAGATCACAGATCCGTTTTTCACCACCAAGCGTTCTTACGGCGGCACCGGCCTGGGGCTCTCCGTTTCGGCCGGAATCATCAAGGAACATCAGGGGCGACTGTCCTTCAGTTCATCCCCGGCGGCGGGCACCACCGCCACCCTCTCCTTCCCCGCCTGGCGGGAAGAGATGGGTGACAAAATCACTCAGGCAAGGTAG